A genomic region of Aspergillus oryzae RIB40 DNA, chromosome 1 contains the following coding sequences:
- a CDS encoding NAD(P)-dependent alcohol dehydrogenase (alcohol dehydrogenase, class V): protein MAQTDYKFEGWMGLSPESADGKMVWQEFEPKEWEETDVDIKVTHCGVCGSDLHTLRSGWGPTKYPCCVGHEIVGIAVRVGSKAVGDIKVGDRVGVGAQSDSCLGRLGDCPECAMGWEQYCSHKIVGTYNGIHLNGGKSYGGYSLYNRTPSNFVIKIPDAIPSAEAAPMLCGGVTVYSPLKHNGCGPGKRVGIIGVGGLGHFGVLFAKAMGADKVVAISRKASKSADSLKMGADIYIATDDEPDWATKYARSLDLIVCTVSSSKMPMTEYVGLLATNGSLVQVGLPEDGTLFANVRNLIRRVKVESSFIGSPREIREMFELVAEKGVKPWIEEISMKDANTAIVDMHAGKARYRYVLVNEQQ, encoded by the exons ATGGCGCAAACAGACTACAAGTTTGAAGGATGGATGGGCCTGTCACCCGAGTCGGCAGATGGAAAGATGGTCTGGCAGGAATTTGAGCCAAAGGAATGGGAGGAGACCgatgtcgatatcaaggtCACTCATTGTGGTGTTTGCGGATCGGATCTGCATACTCTCCGTAGCGGCTGG GGCCCTACCAAATATCCCTGTTGCGTTGGCCACGAGATCGTCGGTATTGCCGTCCGTGTAGGCTCGAAAGCCGTGGGCGATATCAAAGTCGGAGATCGTGTCGGCGTCGGCGCCCAGAGTGACTCGTGTCTGGGCCGTCTAGGTGATTGCCCCGAATGCGCTATGGGCTGGGAGCAATATTGCTCTCACAAGATCGTCGGCACGTACAACGGCATCCATCTCAACGGCGGGAAATCCTACGGTGGATACTCGTTGTACAACCGTACCCCGTCCAACTTTGTCATCAAGATCCCAGATGCCATTCCCTCGGCCGAGGCAGCTCCCATGCTGTGCGGCGGTGTCACCGTCTACAGCCCCTTGAAGCACAATGGCTGCGGCCCCGGCAAACGCGTTGGAATCATCGGCGTCGGCGGACTGGGTCACTTCGGTGTTCTGTTCGCGAAGGCCATGGGCGCAGACAAAGTCGTCGCTATCTCGCGCAAGGCTAGCAAGAGTGCCGATTCACTGAAAATGGGCGCGGATATCTACATCGCCACGGACGATGAACCGGACTGGGCGACTAAATATGCCCGTTCCTTGGACCTTATTGTCTGCACGGtttcttcctccaag ATGCCCATGACGGAGTACGTGGGTCTTCTGGCTACCAACGGCAGTCTGGTTCAGGTCGGTCTTCCTGAGGATGGGACTCTTTTCGCGAATGTGCGTAACCTTATTCGCCGAGTGAAGGTTGAGAGTTCCTTTATTGGATCTCCCCGTGAGATTCGGGAGATGTTCGAGCTTGTTGCGGAGAAGGGTGTTAAGCCTTGGATTGAGGAGATCTCTATGAAGGATGCTAATACCGCTATCGTGGATATGCATGCGGGTAAGGCGCGGTATCGTTATGTGCTGGTTAATGAGCAGCAGTGA
- the cspA gene encoding putative cell surface protein (von Willebrand factor and related coagulation proteins): protein MVKGTIALLALAGPVLAGVIQNRGVDHGAPATIDLAHKEPPQWTEAPNPPPRPTGSHKEPPHNTEPSHEKPTHEKPPNKEPSKTEPPHTEPTHEKPTGTEPAHTKPEPTHEKPTHGTEPPHTKPEPTHEKPTGTEPPHTKPEPTHEKPTGTEPPHTKPEPTHEKPTGTEPPHTKPTGTEPPHTKPQPTQEKPTGTEPPHTKPTGTEPPHTKPQPTQEKPTGTEPPHTKPTGTEPPHTKPTGTEPPHTKPQPTQEKPTGTEPPHTKPTGTEPPHTKPTGTEPPHTKPTGTEPPHTKPPHQTEPPHNTQPITEITKTTTYVTTECPVTSSVVTSGTKTLTVPITQTNIITVTTTFCESSTLPPVKPVPTGTGVPLPPAPVPVPPKNSTLLPPAPVPTAPFQNTTVPVAPTQPVPVAPGQSTVPGKPVTTQPSVPGETPVQPVVPGETPVQPVVPGETPVQPSVPGETPVQPVVPGETPVQPSVPGETPVQPVVPGETPVQPVVPGETPVQPTGVSPVQPSVPGETPVQPTGVSPVQPSVPGETPVQPTGVSPVQPSVPGETPVQPTGVSPVQPSVPGETPVQPTGVSPVQPSVPGETPVQPTGVSPVQPSVPGETPVQPTGVSPVQPSVPGETPVQPTGVSPVQPSVPGETPVQPTGVSPVQPSVPGETPVQPTGVSPVQPSVPGETPVQPTGVSPVQPSVPGETPVQPTGVSPVQPSVPGETPVQPTGVSPVQPSVPGETPVQPTGVSPVQPSVPGETPVQPTGVSPVQPSVPGETPVQPTGVSPVQPSVPGETPVQPTGVSPVQPSVPGETPVQPTGVSPVQPSVPGETPVQPTGVSPVQPSVPGETPVQPTGVSPVQPSVPGETPVQPTGVSPVQPSVPGETPVQPTGVSPVQPSVPGETPVQPTGVSPVQPSVPGETPVQPTGVSPVQPSVPGETPVQPTGVSPVQPSVTGETPVQPTGVSPVQPTTPGETPVAPTGVSPAQPSQPPLTGAARAVKPTVGLLAAVMGVMILL from the coding sequence ATGGTTAAGGGAACTATTGCTCTGCTGGCTCTGGCTGGCCCAGTACTCGCTGGTGTTATCCAAAACCGAGGTGTGGATCATGGGGCTCCGGCTACAATTGATCTGGCTCACAAGGAACCTCCTCAATGGACTGAGgctcccaaccctcctcctcgccctACTGGGTCTCACAAGGAGCCTCCTCATAACACGGAGCCTAGTCATGAGAAACCTACTCATGAGAAGCCTCCCAATAAGGAGCCCAGCAAGACTGAGCCTCCTCATACGGAGCCTACTCATGAGAAGCCCACCGGCACGGAGCCTGCACACACCAAGCCGGAGCCTACCCATGAGAAGCCTACTCACGGCACGGAGCCTCCACACACCAAGCCGGAGCCTACCCATGAGAAGCCCACAGGCACTGAgccccctcacaccaagccGGAGCCTACCCATGAGAAGCCCACCGGCACTGAgccccctcacaccaagccGGAGCCTACCCATGAGAAGCCCACCGGCACTGAgccccctcacaccaagcccaccggcactgagccccctcacaccaagccTCAGCCTACGCAGGAGAAGCCCACTGGCACTGAgccccctcacaccaagcccaccggcactgagccccctcacaccaagccTCAGCCTACGCAGGAGAAGCCCACTGGCACTGAgccccctcacaccaagcccaccggcactgagccccctcacaccaagcccaccggcactgagccccctcacaccaagccTCAGCCTACGCAGGAGAAGCCCACTGGCACTGAgccccctcacaccaagcccactggcactgagccccctcacaccaagcccaccggcactgagccccctcacaccaagcccaccggcactgagccccctcacaccaagccTCCCCATCAGACGGAGCCTCCTCACAACACCCAGCCCATCACGGAGATCACCAAGACAACCACCTATGTTACTACTGAGTGCCCTGTCACGTCTTCTGTTGTCACCTCTGGCACCAAGACTCTCACCGTTCCCATCACTCAGACTAACATCATTACGGTCACCACCACATTCTGTGAGTCGTCGACCTTGCCGCCTGTGAAGCCTGTGCCCACTGGCACTGGTGTTCCTCTGCCACCAGCACCGGTACCGGTACCTCCTAAGAACAGCACTCTTCTGCCACCTGCTCCAGTTCCCACTGCTCCCTTCCAGAACACCACCGTCCCGGTTGCCCCTACCCAGCCAGTTCCTGTGGCTCCTGGTCAATCTACTGTCCCCGGAAAGCCAGTCACTACTCAACCCTCTGTTCCAGGCGAGACCCCTGTCCAGCCTGTTGTTCCGGGAGAGACCCCTGTCCAGCCTGTTGTTCCGGGAGAGACTCCTGTCCAGCCTTCCGTCCCTGGTGAAACCCCTGTCCAGCCTGTTGTTCCGGGAGAGACTCCTGTCCAGCCTTCCGTCCCTGGTGAAACCCCTGTCCAGCCTGTTGTTCCGGGAGAGACCCCTGTCCAGCCTGTTGTTCCGGGtgagactcccgtccagcccactggcgtctctcctgtacaaccttctgttcctggcgagactcccgtccagcccaccggtgtctctcctgtacaaccttctgttcctggcgagactcccgtccagcccaccggtgtctctcctgtacaaccttctgttcctggcgagactcccgtccagcccaccggtgtctctcctgtacaaccttctgttcctggcgagactcccgtccagcccaccggtgtctctcctgtacaaccttctgttcctggcgagactcccgtccagcccaccggtgtctctcctgtacaaccttctgttcctggcgaaactcccgtccagcccaccggcGTCTCCCCCGTCCAGCCATCCGTTCCAGGTgaaactcccgtccagcctACTGGCGTCTCTCCTGtgcaaccttctgttcctggcgagactcccgtccagcccaccggtgtctctcctgtacaaccttctgttcctggcgagactcccgtccagcccaccggtgtctctcctgtacaaccttctgttcctggcgagactcccgtccagcccaccggtgtctctcctgtacaaccttctgttcctggcgagactcccgtccagcccaccggtgtctctcctgtacaaccttctgttcctggcgaaactcccgtccagcccaccggcGTCTCTCCTGtgcaaccttctgttcctggcgagactcccgtccagcccaccggtgtctctcctgtacaaccttctgttcctggcgagactcccgtccagcccaccggtgtctctcctgtacaaccttctgttcctggcgaaactcccgtccagcccaccggcGTCTCCCCCGTCCAGCCATCCGTTCCAGGTgaaactcccgtccagcctACTGGCGTCTCTCCTGtgcaaccttctgttcctggcgagactcccgtccagcccactGGCGTCTCTCCTGtgcaaccttctgttcctggcgagactcccgtccagcccaccggcGTCTCCCCCGTCCAGCCATCCGTTCCAGGTgaaactcccgtccagcctACTGGCGTCTCTCCTGtgcaaccttctgttcctggcgagactcccgtccagcccaccggtgtctctcctgtacaaccttctgttcctggcgagactcccgtccagcccaccggtgtctctcctgtacaaccttctgttcctggcgaaactcccgtccagcccaccggcGTCTCCCCCGTCCAGCCATCCGTTCCAGGTgaaactcccgtccagcctACTGGCGTCTCTCCTGtgcaaccttctgttcctggcgagactcccgtccagcccactGGCGTCTCTCCTGTGCAACCTTCTGTTActggcgagactcccgtccagcccactGGCGTCTCccccgtccagcccaccacTCCTGGCGAGACCCCAGTCGCGCCTACTGGTGTCTCCCCAGCTCAGCCCTCCCAGCCACCACTCACTGGTGCTGCTCGGGCTGTCAAGCCTACTGTCGGTCTCTTGGCTGCAGTCATGGGTGTGATGATCCTGCTCTAA